A section of the Triticum dicoccoides isolate Atlit2015 ecotype Zavitan chromosome 7A, WEW_v2.0, whole genome shotgun sequence genome encodes:
- the LOC119332248 gene encoding pyruvate dehydrogenase E1 component subunit alpha-2, mitochondrial, whose translation MAAAILRRLSPAAAQRASPLLPLARAVSDSTEPLTVETSVPFTSHIVDPPSRDVSTTPRELAAAFRDMALMRRAEIAADSLYKAKLIRGFCHLYDGQEAVAVGMEAAITRRDAIITAYRDHCLYLARGGDLVAAFAELMGRVGGCSRGKGGSMHFYKKDANFYGGHGIVGAQVPLGCGLAFAQRYRKEGTVTFDLYGDGAANQGQLFEALNMAALWKLPVILVCENNHYGMGTAEWKASKSPAYYKRGDYVPGLKVDGMDFLAVKQACKFAKEHVLENGPIILEMDTYRYHGHSMSDPGSTYRTRDEIAGIRQERDPIERVRKLLLTHDLATVQELKDMEKEIRKEVDTAIAKAKESPMPDTSELFKNVYVNDCGLESFGVDRKVVRTVLP comes from the exons ATGGCCGCGGCGATCCTCCGCCGCCTCAGCCCGGCCGCCGCCCAGCGCGCGTCCCCGCTGCTGCCGCTGGCCCGCGCGGTCTCCGACTCCACGGAGCCGCTCACCGTGGAGACCTCGGTCCCCTTCACGTCCCACATCGTGGACCCGCCGTCGCGCGACGTGTCCACCACCCCGCGCGAGCTCGCCGCGGCCTTCCGCGACATGGCGCTCATGCGGCGCGCGGAGATCGCCGCCGACTCGCTCTACAAGGCCAAGCTCATCCGGGGCTTCTGCCACCTCTACGACGGCCAGGAGGCGGTCGCCGTGGGCATGGAGGCCGCCATCACCCGCCGCGACGCCATCATCACCGCCTACCGCGACCACTGCCTCTACCTCGCCCGCGGGGGCGACCTCGTCGCCGCCTTCGCCGAGCTCATGGGCCGCGTCGGCGGCTGCTCCAGGGGCAAGGGCGGCTCCATGCACTTCTACAAGAAGGACGCCAACTTCTACGGCGGGCACGGCATCGTCGGCGCGCAGGTGCCCCTCGGCTGCGGCCTCGCCTTCGCGCAGCGGTACCGGAAGGAGGGCACCGTCACCTTCGACCTCTACGGCGACGGCGCCGCCAACCAGGGCCAGCTCTTCGAGGCGCTCAACATGGCCGCGCTCTGGAAGCTGCCCGTCATACTCGTCTGCGAGAACAACCACT ATGGGATGGGGACGGCCGAGTGGAAGGCCTCCAAGAGCCCCGCGTACTACAAGCGCGGGGACTATGTGCCCGGATTGAAG GTTGATGGGATGGATTTTCTTGCGGTGAAGCAGGCTTGTAAATTTGCCAAAGAACATGTTCTTGAAAATGGACCGATT ATTCTTGAGATGGACACATACAGATACCATGGTCATTCTATGTCAGATCCAGGCAGCACTTACCGCACTAGAGATGAGATTGCAGGAATAAGACAG GAGCGTGATCCAATTGAGCGGGTCAGAAAGCTATTATTGACCCATGACTTGGCAACAGTCCAGGAGCTCAAG GACATGGAGAAGGAAATCAGGAAGGAAGTTGACACTGCAATTgccaaagcaaag GAAAGCCCAATGCCAGATACGTCCGAGCTGTTCAAGAATGTATATGTCAATGACTGCGGTCTGGAG TCTTTTGGGGTGGACAGGAAGGTGGTGAGAACCGTTCTTCCGTAG